The following proteins are encoded in a genomic region of Nicotiana sylvestris chromosome 4, ASM39365v2, whole genome shotgun sequence:
- the LOC138889986 gene encoding uncharacterized protein yields the protein MLKQILVNIPLIEALKEMPGYAKMMKDLMSRKFDFQDLATVTLTQTCSAVVTRQIAEKLSDPGSFTIPCTIGNFAFAKALCDLGANINLIPLAIYKRLGIGRARPTSMLLQLADRTVKQPSGILDNVLAQVGKFVFPADFVILDCRVDEEIPINLGKPFLATGRALIDCEIGELKMRLNDEEITFNVQKSMRRPSELANCSLIDAVDVIVETDDDVLTIEDPLAVCLMNLDEVNGEELVEWVLALEGRGFWDRTLEFEPLHLENRETPPAKTSIEEPPKLELKPLPNHLRYEFLGPNSILPVIISSSLLDVQAQQLLQVLKECKTAIGWTMADIKGISPAYCMHKILLEEGHKHSSEHQRRLNPNMKEVVKKEVIKWLDAGIIFPISDSSWDMLAVVFAFDKFRSYLIGSKVIVYTGHAALRYLIKKKESKPRLIRWVLLVQEFDLEIRDRKGTKNQVADHLSRLEGAENVVEVEDILETFPDEQLLVTNLEEAPWYADFANYLACGIVPYDLSSVQKKKFYRDCRMYYWDEAYLFRICVEI from the exons atgctgaaacaaatccTGGTAAACATACCATTGATTGAagctttgaaggagatgcctgggtatgcaaaaatgatgaaggacttgatgtcccgaaagtttgattttcaagacttggccacagttactcttactcaaacatgtagtgcagtggtgactagaCAAATTGCAGAAAAGCTGTCTGACCCAGggagctttacaattccatgcactattggtaattttgcttttgctaaAGCACTATGTGATCTAGGGGCCAACATCAATCTTATACCCCTGGCGATTTACAAGAGGCTgggcattggaagagctagacccacatctatgttgttgcagctggctgacaggacAGTGAAACAACCTTCTGGTATACTGGATAATGTGCTAgctcaggtagggaaatttgtgttccctgcagattttgtgatcttagactgcagagtggatgaagagattcctATAAATTTGGGAAAACCATTCTTGGCCAcagggagagctctcattgattgtgaaatcggggagctcaagatgagattgaatgatgaggagataacattcaatgtgcagaaatctatgaggagACCAAGTGAATTAGCtaattgttctcttattgatgctgtggatgtaatcgtagagactgatgatgatgtGTTAACCATTGAGGACCCCCTTGCTGTATGTTTAATGAATTTGGATGAGGTGAATGGAGAGGAACTGGTggaatgggtgttggcattagagggtagagggttttgggatagaactctagaatttgagcccttgcacttggAAAATCGAGAGACTCCTCCAGCCAAGACATCtatcgaagaaccaccaaagctggagttaaagccattgcccaaccatctcaggtatgaatttcttggacCTAACTCCatattacctgttattatctcatctagtttgttagatgtacaggcacaacaactcttgcaggtacttaaggagtgcaagactgccattgggtggaccatggcagacataaaggggaTCAGCCCTGCCTAttgtatgcacaaaattctactggaagagggacacaaacaTTCCAGTGAACACCAAAGAAGGCTAAACcctaacatgaaggaagtggtgaagaaggaagtaATAAAGTGGTTAGACGCGGGAATTAtcttcccaatctctgacagcagctgG GATATGTTGGCTGTGGTGTTTGCTTTCGATAAGTTCAGATCATATCTGATTggttctaaggtaattgtatacactggTCATGCAGCTCTTAGGTACTTGATTAAGAAGAAGGAGTCTAAGCCGCGCCTAATTCGTTGGGTGTTGCTGGTACAAGAATTCGACCTTgaaattcgtgaccgtaagggcacaaagaaccaagtcgctgatcatctatcacgacttgagggagctgaaaatgtagttgaggttgaagatattctggaaacctttccagacgagcagctgctcgtTACTAATCTTgaggaagcgccatggtatgcagattttgcaaattacctggcctgcggtatagttccctatgacctttcatctgtacaaaagaaaaagttttatcgcgactgccgcatgtattattgggatgaggcTTACCTGTTTAGAATTTGTGTTGAAATATGA